The genomic segment ATCACTTGCCGAATCAGCGCCCGTTCTTCGCTGGGAATGGTGTGATAGAAGGTGAGGTTGAACAATGAAATCACCTTTTTGGCATCGGTGAAGTTCTCAATATTGGCCTGGGTCAGGGCATTGTTGGGCACCACTGTCACAGTTCCTTTCCCCGAGGTGCGAATTTTGGTGGAGCGAATGCCAATAGACTCAACGCGGCCAAAGGTGCCGTCTGCTAAGCCAATATAGTCATCCACCACAAAGGGGCGATCGAGGTAAATCACTACTCCACCCAGCAATTGCTCTAAAACCTTCTGCGCCGCAAAAGCCACCGCTAGGCCACCAATCCCTAAGCTGGCCACCAGCCCAACTAGGTTGATCTCGTGGGTTTGGGCAAAGATAATTGCCGTGACCACAATAATACCGATATTGGTCAACAGGCGAATCAAAATCAGCAATTCGCTACTGGTTTTGGTTCCAGTCTTCACCGTGGCATTGAGCAAGTAGTTACTGAAATAACTGCGAAAGATGCCGGTTCCTAAAAAGCCAATGGCGATCGCCAACCCTAGGGCCACGATGAACTCCAGAGCTTTCAGCCGCCCGGCTGCAGGGGCAATTAGCAAACTCAGATCGGCCAGCAGTAAAATGATCACCACCTTCAGCCAACCTAAGTGAGGCTGCAAAAACATGCGATAGGCCGTCGCCAGGGCGGCTGGGTTGAGTCTGGTGCTCCACGTTGCCAGCCAAGCCGAGACCGGCAAAAGGTCGAGTAAAAGCCAGGTGGCCGTCAGACCTGCCAGACCAATCAAGAGCTTAGCGTTAAACACAATGTCGCTGGGCAACGCATCCAGGCGAGTGCCGAGGAAGACAACAAAGTCAAACAGCAACGCCACAGCAATGCCCTGACCAATCCGCCGGACAATGTCCCATTGGGAGATCAGGGTTTCTTGGAAAGCAGCCAGTCGAGTTGTCCAGGGTTCCATAGCAGGATAGGCCAAGAGTTAGACAGCGGGGGAAGATACCAGTTGCTCGATGCGCAGCTTCAGCCGTACCGATTGATCACTATCATTCTGCGCCCGAAACTCCATCAGCGCCTCCGATGGATCGCGCTCAATCACGACCGATCGCCCCGGCGCACAGGTGTAGGTTTGAATGCGATCGCCACAGCGCAGGGTCGTATGTCCTGCTTCTGAAATCACTACC from the Candidatus Obscuribacterales bacterium genome contains:
- a CDS encoding mechanosensitive ion channel domain-containing protein — its product is MAYPAMEPWTTRLAAFQETLISQWDIVRRIGQGIAVALLFDFVVFLGTRLDALPSDIVFNAKLLIGLAGLTATWLLLDLLPVSAWLATWSTRLNPAALATAYRMFLQPHLGWLKVVIILLLADLSLLIAPAAGRLKALEFIVALGLAIAIGFLGTGIFRSYFSNYLLNATVKTGTKTSSELLILIRLLTNIGIIVVTAIIFAQTHEINLVGLVASLGIGGLAVAFAAQKVLEQLLGGVVIYLDRPFVVDDYIGLADGTFGRVESIGIRSTKIRTSGKGTVTVVPNNALTQANIENFTDAKKVISLFNLTFYHTIPSEERALIRQV